CGATCAGCGCCCTGGAATCCCGCCAGGTTGTCGGGTATCTCCGCCAACCCGCCAATCTGGAGCTCACCACCAATACGCTCATGACGGTCCGGTCCCGTTCGCGGCACCACGACACCGGGGTTGGGAGGGTGGTGGCGATTGGCACGCAGATGGAGCCGATCCTGCCGCAACTGCTTCCCCGCGCCGCCTCCCCCAGCACCATCGAGTACGGCCTGCCATTTCTCGTCAGCCTGCCCCCCGGGCTCCGGGTCATCGGTGGCGAGGTGGTGGACCTGCATCCGACCGGTCCGTGATCCCGGGGCCGGCATCGGGCGGCGCGCCGCACCGATTTCCGGCCTTCGATCAAAAAACCGGCTTGCCGCCCGGGGCGTCCCATCCCATATATCGCGGGCCACTTTTATCCATCGCCCCACCCCATGGCTGACATCGCAAACAAGTATCCGGAGAACGTCACGGGACGCTACTTCGTGGACAACCAGTGCATTGACTGCGACCTGTGTCGCGAAACCGCGCCCAACAACTTCACGCGTTGGGAGGAGGGCGGCTACAGCTATGTGAAGAAGCAGCCCGAAAGCCCCGAGGAGGAGGCGGCCTGCAAGGAGGCCATGGAGGGCTGCCCCGTCGAGGCCATCGGCAATTTTGGTGACCAGTCCTGAGGGAGCATCCCGGATTTCTACAGCGGAGGTCTCCGCCCACAGGCCCGCTTCACAGCGGGCTTTTTCGTTTTCAACGAGCCCTCCCCCCGAGGAGCGAAGGGCCCCGTTCACGGCTCGACCAAGGTCCGGATCAGCTTGCGGCCGGTGGGAGCCGGGTCAACGCCTTCCCCTCCCGACGCTGCACAACGGCCTCCACCTTGGGGACGTACATCTGGGTCTCCGCGGGAAGCCGGGTGGCGATCTCATCGTAGCTGCGTGCGTTGCGGGACTTGAGGAGACCTCCGACCCGCCCGGGCCCAGCATTGTACGCCGCCAGCGTCAGCCGCCATTCCCGAAACTGAAGGTACAACGTCCTCAGGTACGCTGCCGCACCCCGGGCATTCTTGTCGCCCAAGAGCCGCTCGTCCTGGGGCCGGAGCTTCAGCCCCAGGGATTCAGCGGTGGCCGGCATGAGCTGGTACAATCCCACCGCACCCGCCGGGCTGCGCGCCTGTGGATCGAACGAGGACTCCACCTCGGCCAGCCAGACCAGTTCTTGAGGAACCCGTTGCCCACGAAAGACCGGCTTGAGGCGTGGCACCCAGGCCTGAGCGCCCTTCGGAGCCGGCGTCCGCCGCACCTGCGCCTCCCAGGCCTGCCGCTCCCGCACCGGGGTTGGATTGGTCCGCGGAGGCACCGGCCGGTCGGGGCGCGGCGCTGGGACCCTCACCGTCAACTGGTCTGCCACGTCGAAGTAATCCATCCGGGGCCGCAGCCATCCGGCATAGGGCCGGATTGCCGGGACCCGTTCCAGGATCGGCAGCACCGTTTCGGCCGTGCTGCGAAAGCGGGCAACATCCACCACGTAGTCCCCTTGGAACTGTTGTTGCAGACCTTTCAACAGCGCCTCGGCTTGAGTCGGATCCACCCCGCCGCGGATCGTCTTCAGGGCCGATTCGTCCAGAGACTCCTCCGCCAG
This genomic stretch from Verrucomicrobiia bacterium harbors:
- a CDS encoding lytic transglycosylase domain-containing protein, giving the protein MSAHTRRRFLMLAAHGPALAVAAPPDVLSLDDLLRSGRRLAEESLDESALKTIRGGVDPTQAEALLKGLQQQFQGDYVVDVARFRSTAETVLPILERVPAIRPYAGWLRPRMDYFDVADQLTVRVPAPRPDRPVPPRTNPTPVRERQAWEAQVRRTPAPKGAQAWVPRLKPVFRGQRVPQELVWLAEVESSFDPQARSPAGAVGLYQLMPATAESLGLKLRPQDERLLGDKNARGAAAYLRTLYLQFREWRLTLAAYNAGPGRVGGLLKSRNARSYDEIATRLPAETQMYVPKVEAVVQRREGKALTRLPPAAS
- a CDS encoding ferredoxin; this encodes MADIANKYPENVTGRYFVDNQCIDCDLCRETAPNNFTRWEEGGYSYVKKQPESPEEEAACKEAMEGCPVEAIGNFGDQS